CAGGAGTTCCGGTTTCTGCTTTTCAACCGGCAGATCATCCGTTTTCCGGCTGCAGGCATAGCATAATAATAAAAGGCAAGATAATAGGGCAAGGATCTTTTTCATAGCGGGTAACTTTATACGTAATATAGCAAGTCGTCCGGAAAAGCAGCGTTGAAAAAACGTCAAAAAATTGAGACGATTTGCACCATAGAAACTTACCTTTAACAATGATGGAAAGTGAACAAAAGAAAATATTGATTATCAACGGATCGATCAGAGGCACCGAAGGGAACTCCCATGCGCTCTCAAAGATGGCTGAAGCCAATTTAACGGATCAGGGTATTTCAAACGCCATTTTCACCCTTACAGACCCCAAACCAACGATAAGAGAAGTATACGACCTGATCAGCAGCTATGATGGCTTCCTGGTTGTAACGGGCGTTTACTGGAATAACTGGAGCTCCCCATTACAAAGGTTCATTGAAATAGTCACCACCTTCGAAAACAGTCCTGCATTTTTCGGCAAGCCGGTAGCATGTGCGGTTACAATGGATTCAGTAGGAGGTATTGAGGTGGCAGGCAGGATACATGCCGTATTCTCAGGGCTTGGATGCTGGAGCCCACCCTGCTCCACGGTAGTTATTTCACGCATCGGGCAGGAAGCCATTCAGGCCTCAGCAGCGCCTGCAAATGAAGATGTATGGCGTACGGATGATATGGAGATCGTGCTAAAGAATCTCGTTACGGCTACATCATTAAAAAATGATGCATGGGCATCATGGCCACATATAGAATTGAAGATCCCGGACCAGCCCTGGCCGGAACATGGTCCTTTGGATCTGGGCACGCCGAAGTTTATCACCAACCCTTCACGGCGCCACCCTTAAATGCTTTCGCTGCTGCCTGTACAACTGCTTCAGACTGATAAGCCTTCACGAAGTTCTTCACTTTTTCAAGGTCCTTATTATCCTCTCTGGCAGCAATCACATTCACGTAAGGAGATTCTTTCTCTTCTTTCAATAATCCCAGTTCAGCCGGGTCTAATCCAGCCTGTGCAGCAAAATTATTATTGATGATCGCAACAGTCACTTCTTTATCGTCTAATACACGGGGTAGTTGTGGCGCTTCGATCTCCACCAGTTTCAGCTGCTTCGGATTCTCAGTGATATCGGTTATTTTAGGAAGCAGGCCTACGCCCTCTTTTAATTTCAGCAGGCCATTCTTCTGCAGCAACAGCAGCGAACGTCCTCCATTGGTAGGGTCATTAGGAATGGCAATGGTGCTGCCTGGCTGTAGCTCATCGATGTTCTTTATCTTTTTGGAATAAGCCACAATGGGATACACAAATGTTTTACCTACTACAGCCAGCTTATACCCTCTTTGTTTGGATTGTGCTTCCAGGTAAGGCACATGCTGAAAAGCATTCACATCAATATCGCCTTGATTAAGTGCTTCGTTGGGCACTACATAATCATTGAAGGCAATTAATTCCACATCCAGGTTATACTTTTCTTTTGCTTCTTTTTTAGCAGCCTCCGCTATTTCTCTTTCGGGCCCTGAAGTAATACCTACTTTGATATGGTTAGGATCATCACTGGCGGAACTACCGCAGGATGCAAACAAAACCAATGCAGCAATGGCTGTGATAAATGGAGATCTTTTCATCTTATCTATGATTGAATTTTTTAGAAAGTCTGTCGCCGGTGAACTGAATAACAAATACCAACACTACCAAAAGCACCAGTACCGTGTTCATAATAAAAGTATCATAACCAATGTAGCCATACTGATAACCGATCTGGCCCAATCCCCCTGCACCTACTGCTCCTCCCATGGCGGAATAACCCACCAGTGTAATAAGCGTAATGGTCGCATTATTGATCAGGGAAGGCAATGCTTCAGGTAACAATACTTTTGTAACGATCTGAAAGGGACTTGCCCCCATGGCTCTTGCCGCTTCTATCAATCCATACGGCACTTCCAGCAGGCTGTTTTCCACCAGCCTGGCTATAAATGGAGCGGCCCCGATACTCAATGGCACCAGTGCGGCACGAACACCGATAGATGTACCTACAATACTGCGTGTAAAAGGGATCATCCAAACAATCAAAATGATGAAAGGAATAGACCTGAATACATTGATCAGCGCTGAAAGGATACGATGATACAATGTATTCTCCAGCAACTGCCCCTTCCTGGTAAGGAACAGCACAATGCCCGCGGGCAGGCCCATTACAAAGCCGAAAAATCCTGAAGTGAACGTCATAAAAATCGTTTCCCAAAGACCTTTCAGCAATAACGAATTAGTAGCTGGATCAAACATATCCTCTGATTGTATTTTTTATGCCATGTTGATTGAAATACTGAAGGGCTTTATTATTATCAGGCCCTGTTCCCTGCAGATGAAGTAACACTTTACCGAAGCTGGTTGTTCCTACATTTTCGATATCTACCTTAATCAGCTTATAAGATACCTGCAATTGCGTGATCAATTCATCAAAGGAAATATTCCCGGTCAGCTCCAGCTCCAGCAGCGGATTCAGCCCTTCTGCATGGGCTGGCTTCAATTTAACATACAGGTCCTGCGGCACAGGTATATTATCTGTTTGAATAAATTGCTGCAGTATGGGGTGTTTGTTTTCTGTAAGCAATTGTGCCAGTGTACCTTTGGCAACCAGTTTACCATGATCGATCACGGCAATATGATTACAGATCGCTTTCACTACGCCCATCTCATGCGTGATCAGCAGGATGGTGATCTTCAGGCGTTGATTGATATCCCTGAGCAACTGCAGAATAGATTGGGTAGTAGCGGGGTCCAGGGCGCTCGTGGCCTCATCACATAAAAGCAGATGGGGATCATTGGCCAAAGCCCTCGCAATAGCTACCCTTTGTTTCTGCCCGCCGGAAAGGCTTTTAGGATATTCACCGGCTTTGTCTTCAAGCCCCACTATCTTCAACAACTCCCTCACCTTCTTTTCTATCCGTGAAGGATCCGCTTTGTCAAGTTCTAAGGGTAAAGCCACATTATCAAATACCGTTCTGGAAGAAAGCAGGTTAAAGTGCTGAAAGATCATGCCGATCTTTTTGCGTTGCTGCGCAAGCGTTTTGCTATCGAGCTGCATCAGGTCAGTGCCATTGATCAGGATCTGCCCGCCGTCAGCCCTTTCCAACAGGTTCACGCATCTGATGAGCGTGCTCTTGCCAGCTCCTGAGCTGCCAATAATGCCTACGATATCACCTTCCGCAATGTCTATATTGATATCATCCAGCGCCTTGAAAGGCTGATGCCGTTGCAGGAAGGTTTTTGAAATATTTCTTATCTGGATCATAAAAGAAAATCCCCGGTTCATACCCGGGGACCAAATAGTCTACCGCAAAAGTAGACTATTAATCTATTATGCCCAAATCAACTAATTCCATAGGGAAAAATTTTTCCCTGGCCCCTACTTCCGTCACAAGTTTTAACTTTGGAGCTATGTACGAAAAAAAGATACCCGAAATGCTGGATTGTGGCCTGGCTGTAGCCCTGAAAGTAATAGGCGGCAAATGGAAATCCTGGATCATGGATTGCATCAAACGCGGCGTTAGGCGCCCAAGCGCCATCCACCGCGAGATGGATGTGATCGCTCCCCGGGTTATTAACCTGCACCTGAAGGAGTTAGAGGAATATGGGATTATTTACAAAGAAGTGTTTGCCGATATTCCCGCCAGGGTAGAATACCACTTTACCGAAGTGGGCGAAAGCCTGTTGCCGGTACTTGAGCAGCTGGAAACCTGGGGTAATACACACAAGGAATACATTCATCGTAACAATCGCGTGTATACACCCGGCTCCTGCCAGTTCCTCCCGGAAAACGCACATGCTTCCTTAAATAGCTGATTTCCGCATTACTTTGATGATAGCCGCATGTTCTTCGCCACCATAACCCGCATCCACGGCACGCTGGAACAGGTTGGCCGCGAATACAGGCAGATCCGCACTGATACCGGCCTCTTTTGAATGCTGCACCAGCAGGTGAAGATCTATAGCGGTGGTATTGATGGTACTTTCCGGCTCGTTAAAACGCCCTTCCTGGATCACTTTACCCATATGTATTGATTCTGTAGCCAGTATGGGGGAAATATTCGCGATCAGTGTACCAAATGCATCCGGCCGTAGCCCTGCATTTTCACAGATGAGTGCACCATGGCAAAAGCCTACCCAGTTACCCGCCAGGTACGCCATTACAGCATTAAAAAGCACCGCAGAAGCACCGGCCTCCTCTCCTACATGGTCAACCGTACCAGCCAGGGCCTGTAAAGTAGCCTCATACTGCTTAAATGATGCGCTGGCACCGGCTATGGTGATGGTGGCTTCACTGGTTCCGATCTGCCGCGGCCAGGACATGATATCTCCATTCAGCGAAGTTCCACCCTGTTGCTGCACCCAGGCATCAAATTCACCCGCTTCCTTAGGCGTACCGGTACTTAACTGCACCACAGTTCTGCCACGCAATACAGCGGCATCTGCAGTATGTAGTATTGACCGGGTGATCTTATAATCGGACACGCATATCACCAGCAGCGGACTGGCAGCAATTGCTGCCGAAAGGTCCGTTACCAGCACCGCCCCTCTTTCAATAAGCGGAGCTGCCTTTGATGTATCCCTGTTCCATACCGTTACCCTGAAACCTTTTGCAACCAATGCGCCGGCAATGGCAGCGCCCATTGAGCCAAGACCTATCACTGTTACTTTTTCTCCTGTCATGATCATTCCATTTTTAGTTTGAGATAATGCTGCAAATTACCCCCGCTAAAACCCGCCACCAATAAGGGAAAAAAGATTCAGGTAGGGGAAAAATTTATCCCTCCCTCAAAAAAAATATGAAAAGTTAACAATACTATAATATATTTGTCTACAATTCCAGTAGACTATATAGACTAATCAACTCAACCTATATTAAAAACGATCATGAAAAAAGTACTTCCCCTCCTTTTCCTTACTACCCTGCTGGTCAATGCCGCAATTGCACAAAAAGTAATTAAGGGTGTTGTAAAGGGTGAAAAAGGATCCCCTGTACCCGGCGCCACCATTAGCCTGCGGGGTTCAACCAATCATGCCATTGCAGATAACAAGGGGCAATTTAGCCTTCAGACTTACGCACCATTCCCGGTTACCCTTGCTGTTACCTCCATTGGCTTTGTAACCCGTGAAGTTGAAGTAACTGAGCAAAACCTGAGCTCAGTGGAAGTTATCCTGGTGGTAGACAACCGCCAGCTCAATGAAATTTCCGTTACAGCCCGGCGCCGTAATGAAAAGATCCAAAGTGTACCCATTGCTATATCTGTTGTACGCGGTGGTGCAATTGAGGATGCCGGTGCCTTTAACGTAAACAGGGTGAAAGAGCTGATCCCTACCGTACAACTCTATTCTTCCAATCCGCGTAATACCACACTCAACATCCGCGGTCTAGGTTCTACCTTCGGCCTTACCAATGATGGTATTGATCCCGGTGTTGGTTTTTACCTGGATGGTGTTTATTATGCACGCCCTGCTGCCACTACACTGGACTTTGTTGATATAGAACAGATCGAAGTACTGCGTGGCCCGCAAGGCACATTGTTCGGTAAGAACACTACAGCAGGTGCACTGAACATCACTACCCGTAAACCTACTTTCTCACCAGCTGCCACTGCAGAAGTAAGCTTTGGTAACTACGGATACATACAGGCAAAAGCCTCGGTTAATGGTAAGATCGCCAACAAACTGGCCGGCAGGCTTTCCTTCTCCGGGACACAACGCGATGGTACTATCTATAATGTAGCTTCCCAGAAATACATCAATGATATCAATAACCTCGGTGGACGGTTGCAGTTGCTATACACACCCAGTGACAATGTGAGCATCACATTTGCCGCAGACGCAGCGCAACAACGCCCTGAAGGATATGCACAGGTAATTGCAGGTGTTGTAACAACAAAACGTCCCGCTTACCGGCAGTTTAATGCGATCATCGCAGATCTTAATTACAAACTGCCCAGCCTTAATGCTTTTGACCGCCTGGTGGATCACAATACCACCTGGCGTTCCGGTAACGACTTAGGTGGCGTATCGTTAAACGTAGACGCAAAGATCGGCAACGGTACATTAACTTCCACCACTGCCTACCGCTACTGGAACTGGGATCCATCCAACGACCGTGATTTCACAGGATTATCTGTATTATCATTATCACAGGCTACTTCCAAACACAAGCAATGGTCGCAGGAAGTACGGTATGCCGGTAACTTCTCTTCCAAACTGAGTGGTGTGATCGGTGTGTTCGTGATCGGGCAGGACCTTAAAACAGCCCCCGTACATATAGAAGAATCCGGCGATGCACAATGGCGTTTTTCACAAAGCACCACCAGCGAATTATGGAAAACACCGGGATTGCTGGACGGATATGGCATCCGCACTACCTCCCGCCTGCAAACACTGAGCGCCGCAGTATTCGGGCAATTAGACTGGGCTATCACCCCCAAACTGCACGTACTGCCAGGTCTGCGTTATAACTATGACGACAAAAAGGTTGACTTCAACCGTAAAACATATGGTGGTCTGCAAACCACAGATCCTGCATTAATTGCATTAAAGAACATTGTTTATACTGACCAGGTATTTAATGCCAAAACGGACGATACCAATCTTACCGGTCAGTTGACAGTTGCTTTCAAAGCTAATGGCAACATCAATACTTACGCTACTTTCTCAACAAGTTATAAACCTGTTGGATTGAACCTTGGCGGGCTTCCAACCGCCAGTGGCCAGCCGATGCTGGAACTGGCGCAGATCAAACCTGAATACGTACAGCATTACGAAATAGGTATTAAAACAACACCATCTGCTTCCTCTACCCTGAACCTGGCTATCTTCAACACGGATATCAGGGATTTCCAGACGCAGGTACAAACAGCCGAACTCGGTGTAAACCGTGGTTACCTGGCCAATGCCGAAAAGGTACAGGTACGTGGTGCTGAACTGGACGGTAATATCCGGTTCAATAACAACTTTTCTATCTTCGGTGCAGTAGCTTATACAGATGGTAAATACAAATCTTTCAAAAATGCACCGGTGCCGTTAGAAGAAACCGGCGGTACAAGTGCATTTAAAGATATCTCCGGCGGCAGGCTGCCAGGTATTTCCAAATGGAGCGGTTCACTGGGTGGTGAATTATCTACAGGTGGTAAGTTCCTCGCCCAGGGCGGAAGATACTTCCTGGCACTGGATGGATACTATCGCTCTGAATTTTCTTCCAGTCCCTCTCCCTCGCCGTTCCTGAATGTGGATGGTTATGCGATCTTCAATGGCAGGCTCGGCTTCCGCGCAGCAAAAGGAGTATCTGTATTTATCTGGGGACGTAACCTGTTCAACACAGATTACTACGAACAATTACTGGTAGCCGCCGGTAATGCAGGGCAATATGCTGGTGTGCTGGGTGATCCCAGAACATACGGAATAACGCTTCGTTATAATTTCAGTCCTGCTAACTAAAGTATTGACTCAACTATATAATAGAACCCTTCAGATGATTGCATGCTGAAGGGTTCTTTATTTTAAGGATGTTTCCCATCAGGTAATTTTCCAGTTGCTGTCCAGTCTGAATACCGTGTTTCCTCAGATACATTTGTTTCGCTTTCAAATAATAGATTATAGCCATCCGGATCTGTCAGTTTGATCACCCATAATCCATTTTCCACAACAGGTTCATTTACATCTATTCCTTTTGATCTGAATGTATAGAAGGCAATGGTATCACTACATAAAACAAACACCCACACCCTTTTTATACTCAGTATATTCACCCGTTTTCATATGTTCCTGCAGCATAATGGAAGCGTTGCCAAATTGCAGCCAGCACCATTCTATCCTGTCTGCAGGCACCTGCTTGATCTCCAATTCAAAACCAACTTTATCTATATAAAAAACCAGGGAGGCCTCCATATTCGCCACCATGAAAAAAGGCACAGCCTGCTTAACATTAGGTTCGGGGTTCATAGTCAATCAGTTTTCGGTTGTCACTTAATTTACTAAAAAAAATTCCGGGTAAGATGGAGCATCTGAAAATGGTTTATTTTTAATCAAGTTGTATGATCATCAGGGCATTGGCGGGATCAATATCAAACCAGCCTTGCCTGTCATCTTCCGGCCAGCATTCTTTTATATCCAGATTTCTCGTATACCGGCTCAGCGATTTATCTCCCAGCCTGAGTATTAATTTATATTTCGACTGCCCGTCTTTACCCACAAAGGCCGTAAGCCATATTTCCCTTTGATCTTTTAAATACCTTGGAGACATTACGCCATCGCACCAAAGTCCACTGCCTTCCAGTGCATCACAAACTTTATATTCAAGGAAGTCTAAAAAGGACTGATCAAACATGGCATTATTCTAAAGGGTATTTACCTTCTGCCTCTACTCCATCATCTGAAAATTTTAGTATCTCTGTTGTAACAGGATAACCAGATTGTTTATACTCATCCACGACTACCCGCCCGATTCGCTCAGCAAAAAAATCCAGGTCCTTTTCAGAAAACAAATAACAAAAATCCCTAACCGGAATTACAGCATAGAATGGAAAGCCAAAATCAGCGCTGATCTTTTGTTTCAATGCCGGGGCAAAAAGCAATGCCCCTTTCAGCGTTTCATGTTTCAACTCGAAGAGGCCCAGTTTTCGGTCCTCTATTATTTGAAAAGTAATAACTGTTTCAGCCAATAAACGATCTGCATTCAGGTTGGCCTGTTCTACCAACTCAGGCACTGTAATATTCCAGGTTTCCAGATCACGTGAACTTAACCAGGTATTTCTACCTTCACTGGAATGAATATATACTTTACTAAATTCATCCGTCACTTTATGATGTATAAAGTCGTTGAATTCAAAATCATTGGGGAATAGCGAAACATAGATATCTCTCTTCACTTCCTCCCATTCTGAAGGAAGTTCCTCATTATAGGAGACCAATGTTTGTACGAAATCTTTAATATGGTTTTCATCTTTATCACGCTCATAATTCTTCCTCAAATTATCCAGGCTAACCCTTAATGTCAGCTCTCCCAATTTAACGTCAATAAGTTCGGTTTCATCAACCTTATCTATTTTTAGTCCTTGCTTCTCTAATTCTTTTTTAAAGAGATCAAATACAATATCTCCTTTCTTCTTTCCGAAGCCAAATAACCTGATTGCCATAATTATGCTTTAGAGGATTGCTGAATGTACGAAAATTATCTAGCGCAATAAAAAGGGGCAAACCACGGTGATTTACTCTTTTTCATTTAGTTAGCAAAAATTCCTCAGCTCCTAGGGATGTGCTGCCCTGTAGGCATTGAATGCCCCCTGGCTGAGATTCCTGCGCGCGGTCAGCACTTCCACCACAGCAGGGTCTGTATCAGGGCGCAAAGCCCCATTGTTCAGGATGGCACCGGGTACTTCAAATCTTTTCACCACTACATCACTGGCTGCGTCCACAGAGGTCCTGGCATTCGTTAAAGTATTGTACACACCGGCAAAACGGCCCTGCAATTCCGTGACGAGATAATCTATCTGCGCATCCATGTTAAAAAGGATATTAGCGCCGGACGTCATACCACAATACTGGTGCTCAAACAATCCGCTACGCCGGGTGCCGGTGGTCCACTGCGCTATGCCCACACCAGGCAGCAAAGGACCTACCTGGTTAGGTGTACCGCGGTTCATGATCTGG
This DNA window, taken from Chitinophaga niabensis, encodes the following:
- a CDS encoding NAD(P)H-dependent oxidoreductase; its protein translation is MMESEQKKILIINGSIRGTEGNSHALSKMAEANLTDQGISNAIFTLTDPKPTIREVYDLISSYDGFLVVTGVYWNNWSSPLQRFIEIVTTFENSPAFFGKPVACAVTMDSVGGIEVAGRIHAVFSGLGCWSPPCSTVVISRIGQEAIQASAAPANEDVWRTDDMEIVLKNLVTATSLKNDAWASWPHIELKIPDQPWPEHGPLDLGTPKFITNPSRRHP
- the metQ gene encoding methionine ABC transporter substrate-binding lipoprotein MetQ, encoding MKRSPFITAIAALVLFASCGSSASDDPNHIKVGITSGPEREIAEAAKKEAKEKYNLDVELIAFNDYVVPNEALNQGDIDVNAFQHVPYLEAQSKQRGYKLAVVGKTFVYPIVAYSKKIKNIDELQPGSTIAIPNDPTNGGRSLLLLQKNGLLKLKEGVGLLPKITDITENPKQLKLVEIEAPQLPRVLDDKEVTVAIINNNFAAQAGLDPAELGLLKEEKESPYVNVIAAREDNKDLEKVKNFVKAYQSEAVVQAAAKAFKGGAVKGW
- the metI gene encoding methionine ABC transporter permease MetI; protein product: MFDPATNSLLLKGLWETIFMTFTSGFFGFVMGLPAGIVLFLTRKGQLLENTLYHRILSALINVFRSIPFIILIVWMIPFTRSIVGTSIGVRAALVPLSIGAAPFIARLVENSLLEVPYGLIEAARAMGASPFQIVTKVLLPEALPSLINNATITLITLVGYSAMGGAVGAGGLGQIGYQYGYIGYDTFIMNTVLVLLVVLVFVIQFTGDRLSKKFNHR
- a CDS encoding methionine ABC transporter ATP-binding protein, with translation MIQIRNISKTFLQRHQPFKALDDINIDIAEGDIVGIIGSSGAGKSTLIRCVNLLERADGGQILINGTDLMQLDSKTLAQQRKKIGMIFQHFNLLSSRTVFDNVALPLELDKADPSRIEKKVRELLKIVGLEDKAGEYPKSLSGGQKQRVAIARALANDPHLLLCDEATSALDPATTQSILQLLRDINQRLKITILLITHEMGVVKAICNHIAVIDHGKLVAKGTLAQLLTENKHPILQQFIQTDNIPVPQDLYVKLKPAHAEGLNPLLELELTGNISFDELITQLQVSYKLIKVDIENVGTTSFGKVLLHLQGTGPDNNKALQYFNQHGIKNTIRGYV
- a CDS encoding winged helix-turn-helix transcriptional regulator yields the protein MYEKKIPEMLDCGLAVALKVIGGKWKSWIMDCIKRGVRRPSAIHREMDVIAPRVINLHLKELEEYGIIYKEVFADIPARVEYHFTEVGESLLPVLEQLETWGNTHKEYIHRNNRVYTPGSCQFLPENAHASLNS
- a CDS encoding NAD(P)-dependent oxidoreductase, yielding MTGEKVTVIGLGSMGAAIAGALVAKGFRVTVWNRDTSKAAPLIERGAVLVTDLSAAIAASPLLVICVSDYKITRSILHTADAAVLRGRTVVQLSTGTPKEAGEFDAWVQQQGGTSLNGDIMSWPRQIGTSEATITIAGASASFKQYEATLQALAGTVDHVGEEAGASAVLFNAVMAYLAGNWVGFCHGALICENAGLRPDAFGTLIANISPILATESIHMGKVIQEGRFNEPESTINTTAIDLHLLVQHSKEAGISADLPVFAANLFQRAVDAGYGGEEHAAIIKVMRKSAI
- a CDS encoding TonB-dependent receptor, with translation MKKVLPLLFLTTLLVNAAIAQKVIKGVVKGEKGSPVPGATISLRGSTNHAIADNKGQFSLQTYAPFPVTLAVTSIGFVTREVEVTEQNLSSVEVILVVDNRQLNEISVTARRRNEKIQSVPIAISVVRGGAIEDAGAFNVNRVKELIPTVQLYSSNPRNTTLNIRGLGSTFGLTNDGIDPGVGFYLDGVYYARPAATTLDFVDIEQIEVLRGPQGTLFGKNTTAGALNITTRKPTFSPAATAEVSFGNYGYIQAKASVNGKIANKLAGRLSFSGTQRDGTIYNVASQKYINDINNLGGRLQLLYTPSDNVSITFAADAAQQRPEGYAQVIAGVVTTKRPAYRQFNAIIADLNYKLPSLNAFDRLVDHNTTWRSGNDLGGVSLNVDAKIGNGTLTSTTAYRYWNWDPSNDRDFTGLSVLSLSQATSKHKQWSQEVRYAGNFSSKLSGVIGVFVIGQDLKTAPVHIEESGDAQWRFSQSTTSELWKTPGLLDGYGIRTTSRLQTLSAAVFGQLDWAITPKLHVLPGLRYNYDDKKVDFNRKTYGGLQTTDPALIALKNIVYTDQVFNAKTDDTNLTGQLTVAFKANGNINTYATFSTSYKPVGLNLGGLPTASGQPMLELAQIKPEYVQHYEIGIKTTPSASSTLNLAIFNTDIRDFQTQVQTAELGVNRGYLANAEKVQVRGAELDGNIRFNNNFSIFGAVAYTDGKYKSFKNAPVPLEETGGTSAFKDISGGRLPGISKWSGSLGGELSTGGKFLAQGGRYFLALDGYYRSEFSSSPSPSPFLNVDGYAIFNGRLGFRAAKGVSVFIWGRNLFNTDYYEQLLVAAGNAGQYAGVLGDPRTYGITLRYNFSPAN